One stretch of Miscanthus floridulus cultivar M001 chromosome 18, ASM1932011v1, whole genome shotgun sequence DNA includes these proteins:
- the LOC136524232 gene encoding uncharacterized protein, translating into MDNLIHQFGVYADEVNVIFDEEELTDSNDEDFQATQDEAPNATRNLTDRQRQDIYEDLLQISNHGKLKRTHTTHVATKHNVHLRTVQRIWQRAQNCKAQGIPVDVKSRIPKNCHRKKIQVDLSRVADIPLNRRGTIRSLAHALGVHKTTLHRWFTEGLLRRHSSALRPYLKEANKKDRLSWCLSMLDPSTLPNNPKFRNMEDIIHTDEKWFNGTKKTKTAYMLPDEDDPHRTVRNKNSIDKVMFFSSVGRPRFDDEGRCYFDGKLGTWPFVRTEPAKRKSDNRPRGTPITKTMKVDRETSRFYIINYLLPAIQARWPREDAHKTIWIQQDNAPAHILENDAEFAAAVARTGLDIRLRNQPANSPDMNCLDLGFFASLQSLTDRTTARNIDELIQNVIMEYQNYDPIILNRIFLTLQGCMIEVMKDNGGNRYKIPHMSKERLEALDMLPRVLSCDSQLVQRALEKLSI; encoded by the exons ATGGACAATCTGATACACCAATTTGGCGTATACGCAGATGAGGTCAAcgtcatatttgatgaagaagaaTTGACCGACTCAAATGACGAAGATTTTCAGGCAACACAAGATGAAGCACCAAATGCAACCAGGAATTTGACAGACAGACAAAGGCAAGACATATATGAAGATTTGCTTCAGATAAGCAATCATGGGAAATTAAAAAGGACACACACAACACATGTTGCTACAAAACACAATGTGCATCTGCGTACAGTACAACGTATATGGCAAAGAGCACAAAACTGCAAGGCACAAGGCATACCAGTAGATGTCAAATCAAGGATACCTAAGAATTGTCATCGCAAAAAAATTCAGGTGGACCTATCAAGGGTTGCTGATATTCCCTTAAACAGAAGAGGTACCATAAGGTCATTAGCACATGCTCTAGGTGTACACAAAACCACTCTACATAGGTGGTTCACGGAAGGTTTGCTACGACGACACTCCAGTGCACTCAGGCCCTATTTAAAAGAAGCAAACAAAAAGGATCGATTGAGCTGGTGTCTGTCTATGTTAGATCCAAGCACTTTGCCAAATAATCCCAAGTTCCGCAATATGGAAGATATTATCCATACAGATGAGAAATGGTTTAATGGGACAAAGAAGACCAAGACAGCTTACATGCTTCCCGATGAAGATGACCCACACAGGACAGTGCGCAACAAGAATTCAATTGACAAAGTCATGTTCTTTTCTAGTGTTGGCAGACCAAGATTCGATGATGAAGGTAGATGTTATTTCGATGGCAAGCTAGGCACTTGGCCTTTTGTGCGAACG GAACCAGCAAAAAGAAAAAGTGACAACAGGCCGAGGGGCACACCAATCACCAAAACAATGAAGGTTGATAGAGAAACAAGCAGATTTTATATAATCAATTATCTCCTACCAGCTATACAAGCTCGTTGGCCTCGAGAAGATGCACACAAGACAATATGGATCCAGCAGGACAATGCTCCTGCTCATATACTAGAAAATGATGCTGAGTTTGCTGCAGCAGTGGCCCGAACAGGACTTGATATACGGCTAAGGAACCAGCCGGCTAATTCACCGGACATGAACTGCCTAGACCTCGGTTTTTTCGCTTCTCTTCAGTCATTAACGGATAGAACCACTGCTAGAAACATAGATGAGCTCATTCAGAATGTGATCATGGAATATCAAAACTACGACCCGATCATTCTGAATAGGATATTCCTCACACTACAAGGATGCATGATTGAAGTTATGAAAGATAATGGAGGGAATAGGTACAAGATCCCGCACATGAGTAAGGAGAGGCTAGAGGCACTAGACATGCTTCCTAGAGTTCTTAGTTGTGATAGCCAGCTAGTTCAAAGGGCATTGGAGAAGTTGAGCATCTAA